In Deltaproteobacteria bacterium, the following are encoded in one genomic region:
- a CDS encoding type III pantothenate kinase: MTYNAEPPLAHPLVLFDVGNTNIKVCLADQERLGRAYTLPSTNRETADSLGLTIAAICDREGVAEFAVPAWVVSSVVPPLSGLLDQACQRFFGKPALFVPRDMPIPLENRYARPREVGADRLLGSYAARLLADDTTLIVVDFGTATTFDCIQGNAFLGGLICPGVLSSVTALGTQTAKLPQISLELDSTELDIGTSTRQSLNHGVLFGFAAMLEGLVARLKKRLGDPRARVIATGGFAPCLEAITDCIDHVAPDLLLQGLRAIYYQHHPAPHNTREQA; encoded by the coding sequence ATGACGTACAACGCCGAGCCGCCGCTGGCCCATCCTCTTGTGCTGTTCGATGTCGGCAATACCAACATCAAGGTCTGTCTGGCGGATCAGGAGCGCTTGGGGCGCGCCTACACCCTGCCGTCCACCAACCGTGAAACCGCGGATTCCCTGGGCTTGACCATCGCCGCCATCTGCGACCGCGAGGGCGTGGCCGAGTTCGCGGTTCCGGCCTGGGTCGTTTCGTCGGTGGTCCCGCCATTGTCCGGGTTGCTGGACCAGGCCTGCCAACGGTTTTTCGGCAAGCCGGCCCTGTTCGTGCCCCGGGACATGCCGATTCCCCTGGAAAATCGCTACGCCCGGCCCCGGGAGGTGGGCGCGGATCGCCTGCTGGGCAGTTACGCGGCCCGGCTGCTGGCGGACGACACCACCCTGATCGTGGTCGATTTTGGCACCGCCACCACCTTTGACTGCATCCAGGGCAATGCCTTTCTCGGGGGGCTGATTTGTCCCGGCGTGCTCAGTTCGGTCACGGCCCTGGGCACGCAAACGGCCAAGTTGCCGCAAATCAGCCTGGAATTGGACTCCACGGAGCTGGACATTGGCACCAGCACCCGGCAAAGCCTCAACCACGGCGTCCTGTTCGGGTTCGCGGCCATGCTCGAGGGGCTGGTCGCGCGGTTGAAAAAGCGTCTCGGCGACCCGCGGGCGCGGGTTATCGCCACGGGCGGGTTCGCGCCGTGTCTGGAGGCCATCACAGACTGCATCGACCACGTGGCTCCGGACCTGCTGCTGCAGGGACTCCGGGCCATTTACTATCAACATCATCCAGCACCACATAACACCAGGGAGCAAGCATGA
- a CDS encoding Trm112 family protein, whose amino-acid sequence MALNKELLRILACPKCKGDLELVGQEEGLKCSVCAVVYPIRDEIPVMLIDEAIPVAKWDQGVREA is encoded by the coding sequence ATGGCACTGAACAAGGAACTGCTGCGGATTCTGGCCTGTCCGAAATGCAAGGGCGACCTGGAACTCGTCGGCCAGGAAGAGGGACTCAAATGCTCGGTCTGCGCCGTGGTCTACCCGATCCGGGATGAAATTCCGGTCATGCTCATCGACGAGGCCATACCCGTGGCCAAATGGGACCAGGGCGTGCGCGAGGCGTGA